Genomic DNA from Magnolia sinica isolate HGM2019 chromosome 4, MsV1, whole genome shotgun sequence:
gctccccaagtatagagttgtgatgtagtatgcaccatgcttgatgaggataagagtttgAGGCTACTGAAATGGAGATGCCTAAAGCGAAGATGCCATTTCCATGAATCATTCTACACGAGTCCATAGAAACACTTCTCagcctttgtgttaatatggagTGGAAACATGCGATTCTTCACCATTTAGACTTGAGCCACAAGTCTCCTGTGAGTatctcttatagagagagaatagttctccatgtgtatgacataccccttctcaaggagttggccgatactgaagatgttatttttcatgttcgGTATgtaatacacattagagatgtaatttggctcaccattcttctgatagattttaatttttcctttacCTATCACAGGTACCTTTGATGAGTCCCCAAAACTCATGTCACcacgaactccttctgtgagttccacgaaCAGTTCTTTGTTACCACTCATGTGGTCGCCTGCACCAGTGTCGAGATACCACACATCTGGTCGTTCGCATATGCCTTTTCTTATGTGAGGAGGAGTGTGGAGTCTTCTTGTTCATGGTGtgatgcttcagcatagttggatcgttcatcttgatccactttGCTTCAACACTTAGAAGCATAATGGCCGAATTTCTTGTAATTGTGGCATTGAATGTTCTTTCTGTTTTCACGACCACGTATAATCGgcctcttccatttcttcttccaCGAAAACTGGTAgacttttgttgattttgttgatggcttggatgATATCCACGTCCTCTGCCTCTTGCACGATTGCTAGTGCCACGGCCGCCTCGTTGTGTATGGccattcttttgttcatttagagtcaacttagactctaaggcatgttcaagcattgcaccagcattcttttgcattcgttgctcatgcacttgcaacgatcccatcagtTCTTCAATGGATAGTTTTTCAAGgtcctttgattcttcgatcgccacaaccacatgatTAAACTTGGTTGTGAGATATTGCAGTACCTTTTCAATGGCACATATGTCTTcaactttttcaccatttctttttaaattgttaataataacaattagatGTGAGAAGTAGTTAGAGATACTTTGACCTTCCTTCATGTGTGCTACTTCGAACTCGACTCTTAGTGTTTGAAGGCGAACTCGCTCCACTCGatcaacacccttgaagatggtgccaaggtcATCCCAAGCTTACTTGCTTGATATCACTTCAgcaatcttttcaaaggttgattcatccaacccttgatagaggaggaacaaagccttattgtctttcttcctttgatttttgagagcgatcttttcttcgttggtgaaggcggcttcttcctcaatagtgggttctacatacccatcggtgacgatcttctatagttcttgcgacccgaacaatgccttcatttgaatgcaccacttttcatagttgtccttagacaacttaggaacctgtggCTGGATTGAGCTGgccatcttttttattttttaaagaaggaatgactgaatttttttttttcaaatgaaggGAGAGATGAAATAGAAAACAGATTTTTTCTTAGCTAGAAAAACTTttgaaaactgattttttttttttggacagattttttttcttaaaatcttaTTTTTCTTGGCTGAAAAAAAtgctgaaatctgatttttttttttttttcagaaattttcttttcttggctAGAAAAATTGTTGGCAACTTCAACCAGGGAACTTTAAAAAACTTGGCTCTGcaacctgatttttatttttatttttttgctgaaAAACTGCTGGCAGTCTGAATTTTTTTCAAACAGATTTTTCTTCAGACAAATCTGTACTTGGctggaaaaaaaaactaaaaacttcTCCTAAAAAATGAGctaggctttgataccagtttGTTGGCAGAGTGGGGCCTTTGGCTTTATCTATGCCATGGATTTGAACTCACTGGACACGAAAAAAATGAGAAGAGACTTTGCTACTTAAGTGTTGCTTACAAGCTTCCTGACTTGATTGCTTTTCTTGCCTACAAGCTTACTGGCTTGATTGCTTTGCTTGCTACAATCGGATACCCAGGATGCTAATTTATAGGCATTTGAATGTAATGTGAAAAGACAAAACTGCCCTTACCAGGAGCTTCCAACATTATATGTTCCTAGAAACTACACAAACTTTTCATCTTCGAAAAGCATCTCCATGGGAAGTGCTGCTGTTCTTTGGAAGATGAACAGTCACGGTTAATTGCAGGGTTTCGGTTTGCAATTCCAACATGATTAGCAACAGTTGGTATGGCAATTTAGTTAGTTTAATTCGAGATAATGTGTGCCTGAGAGTATCAAGTGTCCCGAATAAAATGCAGAAGGGACCAAATATCTGACTTGTGAAAAGGATAAAGCATGCATCCTGCCCAATCTAGACCGTGCAAATAATTGGTTAAGCCCGTGAACGAAATTGCTTGGATGATCTTCTTTTAACCAAGGGATGAAGCTGTCTGAGATTTTGATTCGTGAATATGGTTTCACTTTCACCCAAAAGATAAATATTTCTCAATATTCAGAtacatatttatttttcattttgggAGAAAAAAAATTACGAAAGGACGAGAAACAATATAAATCAAGAAGGGGGCGTCTACGTACAGGTTACAAAAGATGAATAGACTAATTAAGACCATGCACACGCATCATGATTTTCAAACAAATTCTACTTCCGCTTTTGATTGTGTTAGATTTTTAGGGCTACttggattcttcttcttcttgggttGCTTGCTTCTTGTTCAACTTGTAAGAACCGTAGAAGTAAGAGGCGAAGCCCCAAAGGCAGAGAGCCAGGGCCATTCCCTTCTCTCCAGTGAACTTCTCTTTGAAAAAAATGACCCCTGCTATCTCCGTGAAAGGGAGGAGAGTGGCACTAAGGATTCCAGCGAAAAGAGATGAAATGCAGAAGACGAGGCCGAGAGTTCCCACGAATATCATCTGAAACCCAGCAGCAATCCCAAACAGCACCACATAGTACTTGGCCTCCCCAAGTTCATACTCTGCCGCCTCCCTTGAAATGGCCTGCATGTATGAAAGATGCAATTTGTTAGAATCATTCACTTAGCACGTTTTTCAGCTTTACCCGGTTACAAACATTAAAGAAAAGCACATGCTGACATGGCAGATGAGTATCAGATCCCAGCCTCTCATTGTGTGGATTCATAACCCCAACAGCCAGCTTATTTTCTATAGGGGAGCACCAGGCCCATGGGTCCTACTAGCAAGCTATCGTGGTGAGCCCTCCACCACAAGAAATTATTTTAATATCACGTCGGATATTAAACTAATAAGAGGGggggtaaaaaaaaaatacagttgTGTAAGTCAAATTTTTTAACCTACCCCATCTTTTGTACAAGTGTTGTGGGGCTGAttcagatgaatggtttggatctcaaaaACGTGTGCCAAAATGCCCACATGTGTGCATGAATCCCATTAGCAATATGAGTAAATGGTTTCTTACCTGGAAATCCTTGTTAATAATCATCCCAATCGCGCAGAAAATGGTGGCAGACATGGTCGTGCAGAACTGAAACTGCATCACTACCGGATAAGTGATGGCTTTCCGTGCCTTGGCATACGAGAGCTCGATGCATGGATATGCGAATCCCAGCAACGCGGAGGCCCCCAGAGTCATTATGAAACCTAGCAAATACTCCCCGTTGGTTACATTCGCAGGACGATCACCGCTGTTGCGAAGCCCAAGCAACACCGACCCGAGAGTCATCAACACCACGGCGTTGATGGTATAGGCAGTGAATTTCTGCTTCACGATGATGAAAGCAAAGAACGCGGTGAAAGCGAGCTGAGTGGCGAAGAGTAGAGAGGATGTGGAGACAGGAAGGAATGAAGAACCCATCGAATACATGAAGTTATCGAGACCCATGAGGAGTCCGATCACCACACTCGATATAAAGAGCTTGGGCTCCAGCAGGAATTTCATCCCGCGAGCCCGTTCCCGCATGTAGACAATGGAGAGCGGGATGAGGAGGATGGGGAAACCAGCTGTCTGCAGCGAGCTTGTTAGCCATTTCCTACTCCCACCGTGGAGGTAGTAAAGCCGTAGAAGCAGTGGGCCGCAGATGGTCCCTACTCCGGTGAGAGTGCAGTTGAGGGCAATGAGCCACCATTTGACAGTTTGTTTTTGAATTTCCTTCGGTGATGAGGATTCTGAAACTCCTTGCTCCATCTTCTCAATGCCCTCAATGTTCATGGCCATGGCTCTTCCCACTCTTTCTACACTGCTTTCTCAAGTAAGAAAGAGGTGTTTAGAGAAGAGCAGGAGACTCAATGCTACCGTCTTGAGTGATTTTGGATGGTAAGATGTGGGAGGTTTATATAGActatgtggagagagagagagagagagagagagagagagagagagagagagagagagagagagagagagcttacaaTATCATCGCTGAGTAGGACgaaaatttggacggtttagattttatgaaggaaaatatcagcTTTGTTGCATTCATCAGCCACCGCCCCTGACCATCACTATGCATGTATGCATATGCTCTAAAATCTAAATACAGTACTACGATAAACCAAGCGTTAGCATCGTTTAAGAATCAAATGGAGAAATAAAAACCCTTGTTTCTTTATTAAGATTATTTAGGTAATCCTCTATTGgtggtatgtggggcccaccatttgtaCGTGTAAAATCCACTCGCTTGTTGCTACCAGGgactttctcttttccttttcttcaggAGTCACGCAAAACGGTCTACATTACCCTCACCAATACAAACGAGCTTAAAATGACTGGGTCCCACATCATTAATGAGCATAGGGACATCTGAACCCATCCGGAAAAGAAATGCACTACAACTTTGGTTTGTAAGCGGCCAAGTGGGACTTAACCGAAGCACGCGTTAGACATTGCAGCCACATGTGCATGAAATTCAGAGGCAAAATTCAAAAGGATACAGTAAGTGAAAGACATGTACGTTAACGGCCATTAGACACCAAAGTCCACACGAATGGGGCCAAATCgggtgatccataccattgattttTAACAGGTTATTCTGTAGATTGGAAGAAGCTAGCTATCTTTTTGGTATTTTTTTTAAACCTTcgaattgaatgtggaccattgcttttTGTTTATTGATCCTTTACCTGTGGGCATTCTAACTAATCCAGGGATGCCAGAGACCTTACATGTAGTTGGTGTGCCAGGATAGAGACACCACCCAACTATTGAGCCCATGGTTTGCAAGCAACGTGATCCAATGATCCCAGACGTCCATATTTTTCCCTTCAAGTTGGTCAAAGATGAAAAATCTCAAGGGTCGGCATTCAACGGGGAGAACTGATGGTTATGATTGTCGATCAGCATAAGTTTCAACCGCCAGACATCAAAGCACGAGTTTCAACCATGAGCCGTCAATGTAGAAAATAATaagatagcaaaggaaataaatataaaaaataaaaaagaggaatTTGTAGGGCCACAACTTAAGTACCAGAACCTAAGGATGCCTCACAAGGATCCAACGTTGATTATCGTCCATTGGCACTCAATTACTGAGTGATAcaatgatcgggaccgtccacgTTGTggaatctatgctataagagctGTCTTCAGAAACTAACGCTGAAATTATGATTGTGATCGTCCCTATCTGTATTCAATTTATGACAATAGATAGAAATTTTAAATAGCTTGCATTCAGCTCTAAAAATCGAGGGTTAGAATAATTATTGATGCATGATCATGTGGTTATTGCTTATTTATGACAGTAACTATAATATGGACGGATCAAATCGTCTGTCCGTCTTAGGATGTGGGCCCCAGTACAAGGAGATACGCACTGTATCCTGAGACGCCACAGTAGCAAAACAAATTATAATGAGCAATTGGAACTTCCTTGCATTAGTTGGTTGGTCCCCCAGCAAATGAATGTGCGAAGGTAGGTGATTGTCGTCAACGTCAACTCAAGTTGTACGGAATTGGCTACAATACCTTTTTTAATGCAGCGAGCACAACACCTGGGATCTATGAACCCACCGTCATTATGTCtgctaaatccactccgtccattaagaAGAGCTCTCAAGTTTAAGATATGAAGCCAGGAATTATCTTGATCCAATacccagatgggccacacaatagagAAAATGAGTGGGGATGTCATCAATACATGGGTTTGTGTCTGGCCCAACATGGTGTGAGTATATTCCAACTACCTGTTCATCAGGTGTGAATGATGAAAGTGTACGCCATTGATAAACCTGATTGGAATCTCCGGTGGGCCACAGGTCGCCAACTTACAGGTTTTAAGTGTGATTTGTCCACTTGTATTTTAAATCGAGCTGATTCTTGGACTGTACGGGGAACGGGAGAAGAAGGTGCGTCTGACCCATGGACAaattcaagctgatttttgtactGTACCGGGAGTGGGAGAAGAAGGTGCATCTGACCTGATGGACAGAGGGAATGTCACCCTCACGGCATGGTGGGTTCTACGAAGGTCGGGTATTGTAACTGGTGCTGTGAATGAACTGGGCTTGGGCCCGGTAGAAGCCTGTCAAAGCTCATCCCACAAAGTGAAGCCTGGGCCCTAGGTCCCCGATTGGCAAAAACAAAGCCCTACGTTTGCCCGTGATGATTATGCACAGCCTGATTCTATGCCCAATCTCAGCCACTCATGCACATGATCTGAGCTGCTCATTAATTGCTCCCAGGTATGCATGGTATGTGAGAAAATTGCCCTTGAAATCCTAAACAGGCTGGGCCTAGATGATGGGCTTAAAGACAGACCCTGCATCCAGTCTGCTTATTAAATGGGCTTAAAATTTAGGCCCTGAAGTGGCCCTCGGGCCTAGTATTCCAGCCAAAGCCTGCCCCTAGTGTGCTAGGGACGAAGCCTGATGGCCCAGCCCGGCCAATTGATGGTCCTGGTTGTATTTGTAACTGCCCAAAAGAGCACATAAGAATTGTGGCAGCTTACCTGAAAAAGGGAGTCTGCTTGCGAGGCTTTGGGTTGGACTATCCTGGTTTCTGTCCCAGGTCATCTTAATGATAGGGCCCACGTTTTGCAAGGCTTGGATTTTATACACGAAAGATACGTAAGTCAGCTGAAAATGCAAACATTGTATGTCACGCCTAAAATTTTGGGTGCAGAGTGTGCACCCTCGTACCGGAGTTTTGGTTTGTAACTTGTACACAAAGTGTATTAGCTTCATCGGTTAATTAGTTTAATCAGATATGAGAATTACTTTCATTCTAACTTCTACTTAAGTTCGTCGAATTTCAATCACGCATAGATaatacttagggcctgtttgttttctcAAAGCAATGGGAAATACACGGTAAATAGTAATTATTATGATTTAACCGTGTTTGAAAATTTATAGGAATTTGTGCCTTTCAAATTGGTTCAAAAgcgataattttaatttttgaattgcaaggtaatgcatatgatatatccattccatccatctattttattacaatattttggagcatgagacaaaaaatgaagcagattcgacactcaagtggcccacgccaaaagaaatagtggccccacaaagtttttaacggtaagtattcgattcccttttctgtatgacgtggtccacttgagtattggatatacctcaattttttactcatgctatgaattcaactggaacaatggatgaacggtgtggataagtgaaatgcatcatagtgggacccatggatattttgtaatattcttggttttcGTGTCAAAAGTTCAGTCAAATTAGGTATGTTGTAAATGTACGGGGAAATAATTGTTATTTTTTTACACGGTATTTACCACTTCACCAAAAAATCAAACACGTCCTTAGCACCAATCAATCATGTATATACAAATTTTCATGACCATTCAAATAACATAAATCTctaacattatttatttattatagcaTCTTATTATGTTTATTTCAGGCTCACAATGTCtcaatcaaataaatctaaataattttttaaaatctcataaTTATATGCATTAtgttaatatatatacattatatgccAATCAAACAATCATAgtaaataaatcaaatatttaagaATTGTCTAATGCTGTCAATTCAtcttcaaatattgcatatcagactccAGTAATTACCcgattttacgaatatgatactgtttGACGGCatgttttaatcgtatttgtaatACAGGACGCATTTACAAGCATGGATTGAAATAGAaggctaaaaatatggatttaacattcaggAATCACCATGACAAGGgccagactccaggggaccaagatcaacgccagagatccaagaaaaccgagaaattgaagctcaagtgacctgaaaagtgtccagaatgcaagatcatagggttcccaccatctgatcagttcaaaactccatacatggcctaaagaccataaatgaaccgtacatgtgaaatttcagctcctggatcactgtggaagtagcccaacggacagatcaactcctttaatcattatgtggggcccgcctgatatctggatatacttcaaaattggtatggacggtttataggatatgacagaatggatggacggcacagatttctctcgaacattacgatggacccagatgtacattgcatgtacatcaggtacatgtgcacgagcaatgcaccggacggagagtccgcTCAAAAAACTCGCTGACCCGAAGTCCTTGTTTCGAAAGGAAACAACGTCCGACGCTGTTTCGACGGGcgctcgatgtgggccccactcgcacCTCATTTcgacaatccggaccgtccagtcatTCCAGAGGATCCAACCGACCGTACAAGAGGGGTTTCTCCAAACCCATACACGCATATATGCGTGGGTCTCTGTCTaaatgcaggatggacggctgagttgcaattcaatgggccgcatcaacggacaaccaaaatCGTCCATCTCCAACCGGAATTCCGAGGCGAATccaactgacggagtggatttcctctccagcattgttcatggcctccaccaacatcccagcGCAAGAACCGCGCAAGCCTTGTTGCGCGCAGCCGGGATTTCCGGGCCGTTCCCTGATCAAGAtggtgatcggatcagcaatccaaaccgttcattttcaTCAGCAGGGAGCCGTGACCACCTCCAAGaagtccgattctgattttggacgatcagtcgtccaaaatctcgaTCCAAACACAAGATGTTTGCGTTCCACTGCGCATACGAACGCGGTTTGCGTTCCTGGCTGCATAAGGATTGTCTCCGCAACCTATTTCTGGTAGGACTCTACAACAGCTCTCGGAGGACAGCTCTATAAAGAGAGGAGGCTGGAACGTGGGGAGGGGTATTCAATTTGGAAGGCCGAGACGTGAAGTTTTAGGAGAAAAAACGTAAAGGAAGGTGAGGAGTttggctgctgctgcacgtcagggagcaAGCGCTGGAGCAGGGCTTTTTGCTGAGATCGTGTGGAGTTTGGCTTGTTTTCTTCAGGCGTGAGCTGAGCTTGGTGATAGGGAGCTCAGTTAAGGCACGGCTGGAACGTGAGAGTGAGGGAAAAGACTaagttctcttcttttcttttctttttcatgttcTTTTCCTTTGTATTTGCTTTGAGTTCAGGCCAAtaatgttgggctaaacctcttagatggggctaagaggtgaagcttgtagcctgatgggagagatgttgcttgtgccttttgattagattcaagagatttttgatttaattttatgggaatatttttagtttttaatgacatgttgtgactgaaattacaatgggcttgcaatggctttgagtattcctcttctcttattttgattataatgtcaggaagccctgatgttcgccatcgtctcctgggcatggttggatgtcggtacccttcctaaccttcataatcatctgattggttggtaattagtttaattctgttatttgctctgtctcctgggcatggtttgatgatggaatccattctgattcaaatacctttcatccctttaaagttatatcaagaaattcaatttaatttccatgattttgaaggcataaagatctcccgatccctacaagtggatcctccgaatccctagtttccttcctcagaattccttaaagttttagataatttttCCACAATTGTTtcctaaattttatttggttcggatcgcatcctagactagttctatttctacttaatttcagaaacgtacaagtttcagtccctgtggattcgacctcggtcttaccgagtttattactacatcacaaccctatactttgggagtgaacaagtttttggcaccattgccggggactgacggttacaattctctgaaattaattagttttagaattaggttaggattaggattttactaactttaggctaaaagttattttattttattttattttttattcttagaaactaatttgtttccatattttgtaggatcttgacataagtccataaattggtaattccttcctaatctctttactttttctaccttttagaattagggtttaaattttgaaaattttaattctagtatttttctatttttaggaagcagtttatttttagaaattaggttagttatttccctttctagaaaaatcctctaattttagaaacttttctcttttgtttttcactttctatttttaactctttttaaatctaatttgtttcctcatttatttttagaatttttgtttagaaactaaccttcctattttgtaggcctttaagatagaaatttctaattcggtaagctccttcctttctatttttcagttctcttttaataatttactttctagtttagatctttcctaatttactttagaaatttccacttttttttaagaataccttcttttagaaattaatttactgttatttttcttttaaagatcattcttctctttttagaatctaacttatttttgttttattttgcaggtttttaacttaggactccaatttggtaatttctttccaactctccctctctttctttttagattttcttttcctttcttaagattaggctttaaatttgattgagggctgctagtgtttcatgcccaggtcacgcgcaactgccaataaaagatcgcgggtcgccggaattctaccgggaggaccacggaagcctacgggacggtacgggctagaatacgggtcttacaagaccaacctcctctacttccacccagggtggaggatacccaagatgagaacgggtgcatcaggcacccccgcctcgtactttacgagattatctacaaccggcgggagtgagtatgccctcatgcatgattttttctgaaaacacaggacaaa
This window encodes:
- the LOC131242565 gene encoding purine permease 1-like, translated to MAMNIEGIEKMEQGVSESSSPKEIQKQTVKWWLIALNCTLTGVGTICGPLLLRLYYLHGGSRKWLTSSLQTAGFPILLIPLSIVYMRERARGMKFLLEPKLFISSVVIGLLMGLDNFMYSMGSSFLPVSTSSLLFATQLAFTAFFAFIIVKQKFTAYTINAVVLMTLGSVLLGLRNSGDRPANVTNGEYLLGFIMTLGASALLGFAYPCIELSYAKARKAITYPVVMQFQFCTTMSATIFCAIGMIINKDFQAISREAAEYELGEAKYYVVLFGIAAGFQMIFVGTLGLVFCISSLFAGILSATLLPFTEIAGVIFFKEKFTGEKGMALALCLWGFASYFYGSYKLNKKQATQEEEESK